In Heliangelus exortis chromosome 3, bHelExo1.hap1, whole genome shotgun sequence, the genomic stretch TGATGAGGAGCTTGAGATTTGGAACTCCAGCCAGGATTTTAGAGGTCAGTTGGGAATGGAGGGTGtagagggaagagaggggaaacaGGAGTGGTGTAAAAGGTGTTGGGGAATAAAACGGCAGTTTTGCAAATTGAAGCTGAGACTCTGAGCAGACATGCACAGATTCAATCCCCTCTGCGTGTGCTGTTCATACGAGCAGACAAACTTTAAGGCAAAATTCCTGTTTGCTCATGAGCTGGTGGGATGCTGCCTTGGCCACCAGCCAGCGTTTCTTTGTCCCAACACCTTCAATTCTCAAAATTTTGACCAACTCCCTTTAGGCCTCACAGGGAGCTAAGTTTTTTTCAGCGTGATGGAAGTGCATTCATATCAATAGTAGCTGGGTCTCTTACTGGTGCAGCAGCCACCCCAGATCTGCCTGGCTACTGAGTTTTTGAGCGATAGCCACTCGGTGGCAGTTGCGTAAGGCAACCTGCGCTCACAGTTGCGTTGGTCACGGTTTCCCTTGCTTGTCACGGGGCGTTGGACACCCACTGGCTGCTGCATGGTAGTTTCCACCACGTCCCCTGATGCCTTCACCTCCAGCCAGCACGGTGTCACCTTGCTTTGGACTTCAGCCTTTTGGGAGCCTGCGGGATTTCATCTCTTCAGAGCAAAACCCTGGCTGCCGGGGATGCTTGTGAGCTCCGGTCAGCTCTGGCTGTGGGAATAGCTGCTGGGTTTTCCTTCATGGGGACCAGATGTGCCGGTCGGTGCTGCTGTTCTGGTAGGCTCGGCTGCCTGCGTTTCACTCTCGGGGTGTAGTAAAGGGACTGGTGAGCAGGGTAAACCCTGGACTCTCGGTTTCACAAACCCCAAAGCAGCCGAAACAGCTGCTCGCCTTGCAAGAAGCAGAAACTTGTTTTGCTCTTCGATACTCTCCTCACAGGCAACTTTTTCAGAGTGAGTAACTTGATCCTTTTTACAGTGAATTGGGCAGGAGATGGGTTTCTTCCAGCTGCAAAGTTACCGTAAAACTTTCAAACCAGTTTTATTTGcctttctgggtttgttttattattttttctccttaaatgtCGCAAGCGTTTTCCCAGTGCTGGTTGGCGGAGGGTGCAGCTGGCCTTTGGGAAGGGTGGCGGGCTCTGCAGCCTGTCCCCAACCTGTGCCAAGGCATTGCCATGGAGCCCGCTGCCATTTCTACCcaattttcctggttttgctcAAAAGTAGTTCCCCAGAGTATCAATTTAGCTCTGTCGGTCTCTGCTCTCCTATagctctctgcttctgcttttctctgctggcATCAAATGCCCTGTGTATTGCTGacgtttctttttttattttaattttttatatattttagatTTATTGCTGTGTCCCTACAGGGCTGGTGGTGAGGTGTTGCTTAATAGCATCTCGATTTGTAACTGTCTCGAGATGTCACCCCATTTCAGGACACAAATGCCTGTTGATCCACCAACTTCCAGCTGGTGCGTTGACTCACTGGACCGTTGAGCAGATTTGGGTCCCCAGTGAGTCATTGTATTCCCAGCCTCATTCCCCACACACGTGCCTGGGAAGCTTGTGGCCTCCTGCAAGCTATTTACTGTGCAAATTGTTCATCGGGTCTTTCCTGCAGCACGCAGTTACTTCAGAGGGTGGTGGAGGCATGGCAAGGATGAGACCACTGAGATGGAATCATCAAGCTGGGTCATGGTCATGCCCACATCagctgcagggtgctgctggcccAAGGGTTTGTTTGCAGCTGAGCTCTTGTCTGAGCTGTTTCCTCAGTATGAGGAGGTGAAAATGGGAGCATTCCCCAGCTCgattttgctttccttgtaTTGTAAAACTTCCATGTGTTGCAATAGGTGGAGGCAGCTGAGAATTCCCGTTGTCCATGTGGTGCAGGGCTGAGCTTTTTGGGATCCTGGCTGTGCCATCCTGCTTGAGACTTTAGGCCTCAGTGTTGAGACTTCTGCATCAGGCAAGGAGAGCAGCACCAAACCAGCTTCAAAGCAGATCTGTTCTCTAGTGCAGTCCTCTGCTAGTTCcttctttctgtgtgtgttgttACCCTGTACACTTTCTTTGGCATTGCAGTAATGAACTGAAATCCAGTGGCTGAGCAGAGCTTACTTCATTACTCTCTTTTGCTGCTGAATCTGGGGGTGTCAACCTGAAAGGTCTCACTTTGCATCCTGCTGGGCACTCAGGAGGATGCAGGACCAAACCAGCAGTCAGCCCTTTCTGTCTGCCTGGTTTTAGGTAATAATCAGGTGACAAATGTTCTCTGGTATCCCCCCCACTACCTTCCCAGGGACAGATAAAAAGggcaaaagagaagagagacTTGAaggttgggggaaaaaaaccaaactagaataggtttaatgaagtagtaataataatggTGAATTATGAACCCCACACTCCTCAGTTGGTAATTACTTCCTGACCAGAAAAAGCCACAACTGAACTTGGCAGCGGATGGGGGTGCCTGAGTCCAGGGTCTCAGTGACTGTCCACAAAAGCTTTGGAGCAGCCAAGCTGGTCCCCCCTcctggggaggcaggagaagacCTTCTATTTATATATAGAAGAcctatataatatttatatttatggaAGACCTATGTCCGGGGAAGTGGTGAAGGCGCCATCCCTGTAGGTGTTCAGAAAATGTGTAGGTGTAacacttcaggacatgtttttgttggtgttgggttgatgtttggacttgatggtcttagGTGTTTTGTCCATCTTTAATAATTTGATGACTGAAGGCGACCTGTCTTGCTAACAATGTTCTTCTCTGGGGAGAAAGCAGGATTCAGGAGCAGCATAGGGAGCAATGACAATTGGATGAAGCCCAACCCAGCCACCACACTGGCCAGAGGAGGGCTCTCTAAGGAGCCATTTTATGTTGAACATCACAGGCAGTAGTGctggtccatttgggtcacctgaagccccctctcctccccccaggcacagctgctccctcactgtcacagcccagcagcagctggtggggtCCTGAGTGCTCTCAGGTCAGTATGGATGTAGGAAATTTTTATCCTGGTCTCCTCACACCAGGACACTATTGAAGATGTCCTCCAGGCCTTGGGTTTCAGAGATCTGAGTGGTGCCAGCCACAAATCTCAAGCAGCTGAATCTTTTTAGGGACCAGAAGTACCAATCCCAATAAACCATGGATGCTTaacttccccttccctctctggGACTCTTGTCCCTAAGCTTTGAAGTGTGTCTGCAGATGAAGatctggagatgtttaaaagcaccagtgctgctttgcttgagataggttttaaaaataagaaaaaaaacacaaatagaaCCCAAACCTGATGCTGTTAGGATAGTTAAGGATTTGCTTTAGTTACTTGGGTGAGTGCTGGAAAGATGCTGGAgttgggaagaaaagagagagcaggCTGGGACCCATGGTATATGCTTGTGGCAGGGCTGTTCATGGGTTGATGCAGAAGGAGAAATCAGAATCTGGTAGTAGCACTCTGTCCTGCCTCTCCTGAAACCcttcctgctcagcaccagcgTGGGGAGGAGGATGAGTATCACAGGTGACCCCCCACACAACCTGGGGTGCCCAgatcctgctgctccaggtctGCTAATTCAGGGCTGCGTCATGGAGATTATGGGCGGCAGGTTTCTTTAGAGCCAGCTAAGCACTTCGTTAAATCATGTCTtaagggaggggaaaaataaaatgcatccTGTAAGCCtttgctgcctgccagggcagcCCTGTTTTTGGTTTAATTTGACGTGCTGCAATTAGCCTGGCCACTGCAGAATCCTTGTCAATTCCTGCGGGCTTGCCTGCTTCTGCCTGCTCTGTAATTGctgctttggaaaaggaaaaaaaaaaaaaaaattaaaaaaaaaacaaccccgAAGTGTTTTGTACAAATCCTGAGCTGTAAATTATTTAGCAGGTGAAACAGAAATGTGCTGTGTATTTCCAAGAAGCAAGATACTGCACCAAAAATGACACGGCGTGGCTTGCGGCTCTGCTGTGATGTGCCTTCTGCAGAGTCATGGTGTTGggaggctgcttttttttttttcccccccaactATGTTCTTGCTGGATAATAGCCCAGAATAGGTAGCAGAGCAAAAGCAAGGGCTTGTGTAACATTGCTGAGTGATTTATATGCTGTTGAAAAGCATAAGGGTCTCTGGTCTTCTTACATTCAATATCAGAAATTCAAGGTAATATTGGTTcattcctccctctcccttctaACTCAGCCTGTGGCtgtttgaaaatgtgtttaatgCTTTGTATGCTGTGTGAGGGGGTGTCAACCTTTGTTTTGAGATGCTTTTAGGTCTTGCTGTCTTATCTCTGCTGGCATAACTGATGTTAAATCCATGGGACAGACAGAGGTCTTTTGGAATAAGTGAAGGTCCTGCTTGGTAGATGGGGCTTCTCTTGTGGATAGAGCAGCCCCAGTGCAAAGTAATTAAAGGAATAAAGCCTTGGGATTGGAGGTTGGTGGGGATAAACAGATCTGTAGTCATCATCCAGCCAAGCCCAGCTGGATGCAGGTTGGTGTTTGAAAACAGGAGACCTTTTGCTTTTATCTGATGCAATGAGGAACTGAGTTACAGCAGAGCTCCTCAAAGAGCTTAAAAATAGCATTGGGTTTTCTGTCCTGTTGCTAATGCATCTGGTTTAAAGAGGATTCAGATGTGGTTGGAGGCTTGAAGCAGAACATCCCTTGTGGTCTCACCAAACCCTACGCTTATGCAGGATCATAAAAAATCATGGAAAGGGCAGAGGTACTGAGAAATAGTCCTGCAACGTGTGCTAGCCCGGATTATGTCCTGGTTGGCATTACTTAAAAAGGCAACCATCTGAACAAGTGCCGATTCATAAATACAGAGGAGGAAAGTTTTACAGGTCAGAGCTGCCACCTGCATGTGCTTTTTGTCATCTTGGCAAGTGCCTGGCTTGTGCTGGAGCCTTTCAGCCTTGAAATGCAAAGCTGGCCAGAATTCTCCTGGGGTGGCTGGGTCTCACATACTGCTGAAACACAATTTGCAGCATTTTACCACCCTGGCAGGGTTGCAGTGTAAATGATGCTTGGTCTCACTGAGAAGTGTGGTGTCAAGTTTAAGGAGTTATAACCATAGCTGATTATGTACCTGGAAGGCGTACTGCCCTCTGCCCAGGGATTCTCTTCCACCCTGACCTCTCTGAGCTCCTTCTTGTGGATTTAGGGACATCTCCGTGGTCGTGAagttcatagaatcctagaatcatagaattggctgggttggaagggacctcatagatcatcaagtccaacccttgatccgctaccactgcagttcccagcccatggcactgagtgccacatccagtctctttttaaatatctccagggaaggagaatccaccacttccctgggcagcccattccaatgtctgatcaccctctcggtaaagaaattctttctaatgtccaacctaaacctccccctggcacaacttaagaccgtgccctcttgtcttgctgagagttgcctgggaaaaaagaccaacccccacctggctacagcCTCCAATGCGCGTTGTGATCCTGCAAGGGATCACCGGCGGAGCGGGCTCTGGTCTCGTGCTGTTGTTGACTAACACATCCTGTCTGTCTTCCAGTTGCTCGTGCTCCTTGCCACTGCTAATGGTCAGTCGAAGGTGACCTCCGAGCAGAATGCCATCAGCCTCTCCCCTGGCAAGTACCGCCACCTCGACCGTGCCACCAACAAAGAGCTGATCTGCGACAAATGTCCCGCGGGAACCTACGTGTCCAAACACTGTACGAAGAGTACCTTAAGAGAGTGCAGCCCTTGTCCAGACGGGACTTTTACTAAGCATGAGAACGGCATAGAGCGGTGCCACCCTTGTAGAAAACCCTGTGAACTGCCAATGATTGAGAAAACTCATTGTGCTGCCTTGACTGACCGCGAGTGCACTTGCCTGTCTGGCACGTTTCAGACAAACGATACCTGCGTCCCTTACACCGTGTGCCCGGTCGGCTGGGGCGTCCGCAAGAAAGGAACCGAGACTGAAGACGTCAGGTGCAAGCCGTGCCCTCGTGGTACCTTTTCTGATGTGCCTTCTAGTGTGATGAAGTGCAAACCATACACTGACTGCTTTGGGAAAAACATGGTGGTCATCAAGCCGGGGACGAAGGAGAGCGACAACATCTGCGGTTCTCCGGCGTCGCTTCCGAACACGTCTTTGACTTCGTCGAGCGCTGAAGTGAGTGAAGAACCCTATGAAGTTCCACCAACTGCTCATCTTCCCAAAGGTAACGTCCACCACTGAAGCACAGATTTGATTTTAGTCATGAGGTTGCATTACTGCCTTACTCGAGGCTGGCTTCAGGCTCTTAAAGGGCAGCCTGGTCTAAAGCATGGATGGTTATTTTTGCTTCATAGCCAGAAACCTGCTTCAGGGTGCAGCAGGTTGCCCCCAGTTGTATTACATTTCCCTTAGTTATCACTGGTGGGGGGGACCAGGTTGAATTCCCCATTCTCTCATTTAATTGACAATTTTGGATCATCACAGTCTTGAGGGAGATACTTAAGCCGGGGCTGGTTGCAGTGGTTCTGTAGGACCCCATTTGAGGTGGTGCTTAACAGTCCCTGGGAAGCAGCCTCCTCTCAGTGTCttgcaatttttaattaaaatgtaccATCCAATTTTGTTGGCCTGAACACCTGAGTTGGTAAATACAGTATCAGGGAAGTGTTGACAGTGTTAGACACCCAGTGCTTCTCCTCTGTTAGGTCTCAAAGCTTGATATGATGTTAGAGTGTGATTGGAAGTTGGCAGAGTGTTTTTTGAACTTTGAAATCAACTGCAGACAATTAGATTaaagttaaaacattttttctgtttgtatcCTGGTTAGAGTGTTTGTGGTAACCACGTTAGAGGCAAAATCAGGCTACAGGTGGTTCCACCCAGCTTCTAGTTCAACTAGAATGACACAGGATCTTCAAAAGCTGAGTTTCAAAAGTAAGCACTAGTTTTGGCCACAAAAGCCCTTTCTCTTCTCACCAAGCTTCATACAGCTGGCTGAGACCTGAGAGCTGTTGGTTGATAAGAAAATTCAGTAAGAATGGAAAATAACTGTTAGAGGGAAGTTGGGTTGCCTTTTGCTTCAAAAAACTGTTTTATAGGTGATGGGTCCACAAGTGCTTGCAGTGCCGATACAAATATTGGTGCTtccttaataaaaaaatcaggtagACAGATACAAACCCTCCAAATTTTCATGTGTTTCTAGCCCAAATACCACATTTCCTAAATTAAGAATGGAACCCATGTTCATAAACCTAAGAAACATCAGGGCATTAGGCTTTCTGAGAAGAACTGCATGTCGGGAAACACGGGTTGACAAGATGCCTTCAATcacttgttttttaaacaaactgcCACTATACCTATCCAACAAGGATCAGTTTTATCTTGAACCTTCCTCTGTAACCACATCCATCTCTTCCCGAAGCCAAACCTCAACTtcacctcttcccttcctcacGTCCTGGCATTGGGTTTCTGTCTGCTGGCCAAGCAGATGCTCGGGCAGGTTTTACACTGTGACATCGATGCCATATCACATCTCCAGTGCTGTGATGCTGAactctcctctcctttcacaGGTTTGAACTCCTCAGTTACCGATCTTGCCCCCTCTCCTGTGCCACACACACCCAGTGGCACgacagagcagcccctgggctACTACAGCGAAACCGTGGCCAACGAGACGGACGCCACCAACGAGACAGACGGTGCCAACAGGGCTCCTGCTGGTTCCATTGCTGCTGGCCAGGCCCAGAGCTACCAGCACAAGCAGGCCAACcaagcactggaaaagcagccaTCTCTGGAGATGGCAGGAGGTGATAAGTCCAGTGTCCCATACAGGCCCCCCCGGCGGGGATCGCAGAACGTCCACCAACACTTTGACATCAATGAACACTTGCCCTGGATGAttgtcctcttcctcctgctggtcCTGGTGGTTATCGTTGTCTGCAGCGTCAGGAAGAGCTCACGGACTCTGAAGAAGGGACCCAGGCAAGATCCCAGCGCTATTGTAGAAAAAGCTATCATGAAAAAGTCCACCACCCCCACGCAGAACCGTGAGAAGTGGATCTATTACTGCAACGGGCATGGTGAGCAGTGGTGACTGGGGACTGCAAGGGGTACTGTCCTCTCCACCATCCCACGGGGTGCTTTGCAGGGGCCACCTCTCTGTCCTGTGGCCAGTTGATTTTCTGACTTGCTGGGTCTTGGAGCAAGAGCAAAGCCTGTATACTACTGATCCTTAGATACTTCTTCATCCTTGGCTTCTTCCCCTTCCTGTTCCTATGgtgcctccctcctcctgaagaaagGGTTAATGGAGGGAATGTCACCTGATTGCCCTCTCCTTATTGTCTGGGTGATTCGGGCTTGTGGTTCTTTTTCCCTCACCCTGTCTGTTTCTGGAAGGCTGAGTCATCCCATGCATCTTGGCAGAGCCTCAGTTTCAGGTTCTTAGCCCTAAGTCCCAACTGCTAGCTTGTGTCCCCCACCCTTTGCCCATGCTGGAGCCAGGAAGGCTGTCCTTAAAGGTTGAGTCATGGAGGTGTACATCTCCATGAGGGTCATgaggtcttcctggagcctttGCTTTGTGGTGTTTTCTGTTCTTATGGTGGATGACTTGCTGTCAGCTTTTTGATGAGACTTTAAAGATGACTCATTGTGGTCATTAAATACAAATGTTTACAAGTTGATAAGAAATTAATGGTGGCATGAACATGAGCACCTAGCAGGTGTGTGGTTCTTCCTCTGCAAAGCTACAGTGGCAATTTTGCCCCCCCCCCTTGTCTGGTGCAGACAGCACTGATGAGTCCTTACTTTGAGTTGATGTTGCTTAACCTTAAACATTCAGAgttaacctttaaaaaaacaaatttaagaagggttgggggtggggggcaaacaaagaaagaattGAGAGAAGATAGGAAGGTTTAAGAGATAAGTTCTTGATGAAAGCCACTCTTGAATGCTTAAATACTAAGCAAAGAAGGCTTTGAGGAGGATGTCTTGTGTCATGTACTCTCCCTTCCTGCTGATTAACAGACCCACACTTTGTTTGTCTTCATTATTGCATTCATAATACCAGTAAGGTCCTGTTGGAATTAGTTTCATGCCTTCTCTTGTGTTTGTGCTACTTACCAGTTTCCTATTAACTCTTTTGTTCTTGGAGTGTGGTTTGCTGAGCTTTTTTTCAGGTTGTAACAGCTTTTGCCAGTAACCTGTGTGCTCCATTGTCCCTAAAATCTGTGGTACCTGGAACATGTCCTTGAGGCTGTGGTGGCTGATCTGCCATGGGGTTGCAGAACCTCATTAGACATCCTTGTCTGGGGGCATTATAAGAAATATTGTGGCTCTGGACATGGTTCCTTGGCCAAAAGCACCAGATTGTTACTAACTtgcagttactttttttccatcagacCTTAGTTACCGGTTGGTTTAatatctgactttttttttctgcttttttgaaGCATCTCAGAACAGGGGCCAAGTTTGTACAGGGTGGGAAGTGCTTAAGTGCAGACCCCAGACCAAAATGCTTCGAGTAGGTGCAGCTGTAGTTTCTAACCTGGTGTTtcagccccctgccctgctgctggccctTCTCCTGGGGTCTGGCTTTGTGGACAGTGATGTGCATGTGCATGTGGTCACCGAGTACAATT encodes the following:
- the TNFRSF21 gene encoding tumor necrosis factor receptor superfamily member 21 isoform X2, coding for MLMRSLRFGTPARILELLVLLATANGQSKVTSEQNAISLSPGKYRHLDRATNKELICDKCPAGTYVSKHCTKSTLRECSPCPDGTFTKHENGIERCHPCRKPCELPMIEKTHCAALTDRECTCLSGTFQTNDTCVPYTVCPVGWGVRKKGTETEDVRCKPCPRGTFSDVPSSVMKCKPYTDCFGKNMVVIKPGTKESDNICGSPASLPNTSLTSSSAEVSEEPYEVPPTAHLPKGLNSSVTDLAPSPVPHTPSGTTEQPLGYYSETVANETDATNETDGANRAPAGSIAAGQAQSYQHKQANQALEKQPSLEMAGGDKSSVPYRPPRRGSQNVHQHFDINEHLPWMIVLFLLLVLVVIVVCSVRKSSRTLKKGPRQDPSAIVEKAIMKKSTTPTQNREKWIYYCNGHGIDILKLVAAQLGSQWKDIYQFLCNASEREVAAFSNGYAADHERAYAALQHWTIRGPEASLAQLISALRQHRRNDVVEKIRGLMEDNTPVQMQPQWQAQEPCNDDGKVEVERLAVPASPSPLSPAPTPSPKPPEAAVLTVEPSPSEKKCFFVDEAEPLLRCDSTSSGSSALSRTGSFITKEKKDTVLRQVRLDPCDLQPIFDDMLHILNPEELHVIEEIPQAEDKLDRLFEIAGVKSQEASQTLLDSVYSHLPDLL
- the TNFRSF21 gene encoding tumor necrosis factor receptor superfamily member 21 isoform X1, translated to MGAAAVCRSAAAFAGFLTLLVLLATANGQSKVTSEQNAISLSPGKYRHLDRATNKELICDKCPAGTYVSKHCTKSTLRECSPCPDGTFTKHENGIERCHPCRKPCELPMIEKTHCAALTDRECTCLSGTFQTNDTCVPYTVCPVGWGVRKKGTETEDVRCKPCPRGTFSDVPSSVMKCKPYTDCFGKNMVVIKPGTKESDNICGSPASLPNTSLTSSSAEVSEEPYEVPPTAHLPKGLNSSVTDLAPSPVPHTPSGTTEQPLGYYSETVANETDATNETDGANRAPAGSIAAGQAQSYQHKQANQALEKQPSLEMAGGDKSSVPYRPPRRGSQNVHQHFDINEHLPWMIVLFLLLVLVVIVVCSVRKSSRTLKKGPRQDPSAIVEKAIMKKSTTPTQNREKWIYYCNGHGIDILKLVAAQLGSQWKDIYQFLCNASEREVAAFSNGYAADHERAYAALQHWTIRGPEASLAQLISALRQHRRNDVVEKIRGLMEDNTPVQMQPQWQAQEPCNDDGKVEVERLAVPASPSPLSPAPTPSPKPPEAAVLTVEPSPSEKKCFFVDEAEPLLRCDSTSSGSSALSRTGSFITKEKKDTVLRQVRLDPCDLQPIFDDMLHILNPEELHVIEEIPQAEDKLDRLFEIAGVKSQEASQTLLDSVYSHLPDLL
- the TNFRSF21 gene encoding tumor necrosis factor receptor superfamily member 21 isoform X3 — encoded protein: MIEKTHCAALTDRECTCLSGTFQTNDTCVPYTVCPVGWGVRKKGTETEDVRCKPCPRGTFSDVPSSVMKCKPYTDCFGKNMVVIKPGTKESDNICGSPASLPNTSLTSSSAEVSEEPYEVPPTAHLPKGLNSSVTDLAPSPVPHTPSGTTEQPLGYYSETVANETDATNETDGANRAPAGSIAAGQAQSYQHKQANQALEKQPSLEMAGGDKSSVPYRPPRRGSQNVHQHFDINEHLPWMIVLFLLLVLVVIVVCSVRKSSRTLKKGPRQDPSAIVEKAIMKKSTTPTQNREKWIYYCNGHGIDILKLVAAQLGSQWKDIYQFLCNASEREVAAFSNGYAADHERAYAALQHWTIRGPEASLAQLISALRQHRRNDVVEKIRGLMEDNTPVQMQPQWQAQEPCNDDGKVEVERLAVPASPSPLSPAPTPSPKPPEAAVLTVEPSPSEKKCFFVDEAEPLLRCDSTSSGSSALSRTGSFITKEKKDTVLRQVRLDPCDLQPIFDDMLHILNPEELHVIEEIPQAEDKLDRLFEIAGVKSQEASQTLLDSVYSHLPDLL